In Betta splendens chromosome 19, fBetSpl5.4, whole genome shotgun sequence, the following proteins share a genomic window:
- the arhgap27 gene encoding rho GTPase-activating protein 27 isoform X4: MELVLVQYEFEYKAKDGHTVSIKPNERYILVSKTNEHWWHVRRDLHTKPFYVPAQYMKEAPAASGPEDEAETTQASAQDASRQTYRFSTFGLCDDRPDIKLWEAPKKAQNHNSVEPLKTSGDQLYSRPLHVPKVRNGPKRPRSLLLAVKAEEPQAAVVTTVDDSLVFSSPPNPVYDTIPEITVTDLDSFPAPPSPAAFCGLSASQQEDLVPSARASSTDTLSPELEENENIRSAVYVNVAQLRQSISESPPSAPSSYSPSYLDPEGWEVHVDRDSGQEYYHHPPTGRTTWDNPFLDPSPSQSPCFPSPPPSPAYSLPPPSPPAWPSDWEQLVDETSGRPYYHNTMSGETSWEPPEQQSPYPPSMEPMSVHRFLEDAAPPLPEEDYPQVDYPAVSPPEAYSEVRATGPPTLPKEFAHGQNWPGIPRANLDRSNSTGWNLNVEPNGTWVFSSEHCSDQWIKSADERGKTFYYLKDGSKSQWSLPEAPAAACGASRVENGDVDNASVIKNWRHTMGPSQFSAPQDDMRFVPTHRRNTSDYSSDSSSTGNSPETQQNAFGFRPWRNPYYLTSRWLRYNLQNLEKAGILNKTKVSENGKKVRKNWTQTWTVLHGGVLTFHKDPKSAATGASNKTNQIVPEVMVELRGAVIGWASKDKSSKKNVLELKSKNGTEFLIQYDTESIINDWYKILTDTIRQLEYKEHHSDEDDADLYEKIPNVERDDKPAVAVEKRRREPKENSSKPAPTPSTSSIGDTDQKKVRTKLMKFLMKRPTLQSVKEKGYIRENVFGCHLATLCAHERTTVPSFVEKCTKAVERRGLDIDGLYRVNGNLAVIQKLRFKADHEELDLEDGQWEDVHVITGALKLFFRELPEPLFPFSHFNDFITAIRISDYKTKLSCISDLVESLPPANHDTMKLIFGHLCRVIQYGEDNRMTVQNVAIVFGPTLLRPEMESSNIAMHMVFQNQIVEFILNEYKSIFHPS, encoded by the exons ATGGAGCTGGTGTTGGTGCAGTATGAGTTCGAGTACAAAGCCAAGGACGGCCACACGGTGTCCATCAAGCCCAACGAGCGCTACATCCTGGTCTCCAAGACCAACGAGCACTGGTGGCACGTCCGCAGAGACCTGCACACCAAGCCCTTCTATGTGCCGGCACAGTACATGAAGGAGGCGCCGGCCGCCTCTGGACCCGAGGACGAGGCTGAAACCACGCAGGCCTCAGCTCAGGACGCCTCCAGACAGACGTACAGGTTCTCCACCTTTGGCCTGTGTGACGACAGACCAGATATAAAACTGTGGGAGGCTCCAAAAAAAGCCCAGAACCACAACAGCGTTGAACCTCTGAAAACAAGTGGCGATCAGCTGTACTCACGGCCTCTTCATGTGCCGAAGGTCCGGAACGGACCCAAACGGCCCAGAAGCCTGTTGCTGGCGGTTAAAGCAGAAGAGCCACAGGCGGCTGTCGTGACGACTGTGGACGACAGCCTGGTCTTCTCTTCGCCCCCGAACCCTGTATATGACACCATACCGGAGATAACCGTCACAGACCTGGACTCGTTCCCTGCTCCTCCCAGCCCCGCTGCCTTCTGTGGCCTTTCTGCATCGCAGCAGGAGGATCTGGTCCCATCTGCACGAGCATCTTCTACAGACACGCTGTCCCCTGAGCTG gaggagaatgaaaacatcaGGTCAGCTGTGTACGTCAACGTAGCACAGCTTCGCCAGAGCATCTCTGAGTCTCCTCCCTCGGCGCCTTCGTCCTACTCTCCTTCCTACCTCGACCCGGAGGGATGGGAGGTGCACGTTGATCGGGACAGTGGACAGGAGTActaccaccacccccccaccggACGCACCACGTGGGATAATCCCTTTCTAGACCCCTCACCTTCACAGAGCCCTTGTTTCCCCTCACCCCCACCGTCTCCCGCCtactctctgccccccccctcccctcctgcgtGGCCTTCAGACTGGGAGCAGCTGGTGGATGAGACCAGTGGTCGCCCCTACTACCACAACACAATGTCTGGGGAGACGTCCTGGGAGCCTCCGGAGCAGCAGAGCCCGTATCCCCCGTCCATGGAGCCCATGAGTGTGCACAGGTTTCTGGAGGACGCGGCG CCGCCTCTGCCTGAGGAGGACTACCCCCAGGTGGATTACCCAGCCGTCAGCCCGCCCGAGGCCTACAGCGAGGTCCGCGCCACGggaccccccaccctccccaaAGAGTTTGCCCACGGCCAGAACTGGCCCGGCATCCCCAGGGCCAACCTGGACCGCAGCAACTCCACTGGCTGGAACCTCAACGTGGAACCCAACGGGACCTGGGTGTTCTCCAGTGAGCACTGCTCAGACCAG TGGATCAAGTCTGCGGACGAGCGAGGGAAGACCTTCTACTACCTGAAAGACGGCTCCAAGTCTCAGTGGAGCCTGCCTGAG GCTCCGGCAGCGGCTTGTGGCGCGTCCAGGGTGGAGAACGGCGACGTAGACAACGCTTCCGTCATTAAGAACTGGAGGCACACCATGGGCCCGTCCCAGTTCAGCGCGCCCCAGGATGACATG aggttcgTTCCGACTCACCGGAGGAACACGTCGGACTACAGCAGCGACAGCTCCAGCACAGGAAACTCCCCAGAGACTCAACAGAAT GCCTTTGGGTTTAGACCCTGGAGAAACCCCTATTATCTGACCTCCAGGTGGCTGCGCTATAAC CTGCAGAACTTAGAGAAAGCAGGAATCCTCAACAAAACAAAGGTGTCAGAAAACGGCAAAAAAGTCAG GAAAAACTGGACCCAGACGTGGACGGTGCTTCACGGAGGCGTGCTGACGTTCCACAAGGACCCCAAGTCTGCAGCCACGGGGGCCTCG AACAAGACTAATCAGATTGTTCCAGAGGTCATGGTGGAGCTGCGAGGAGCCGTGATTGGCTGGGCCTCCAAGGACAAATCCAGCAAGAAGAATGTCTTAGAG TTAAAAAGCAAGAACGGTACAGAGTTCCTGATACAGTACGACACAGAGAGCATCATCAACGACTGGTACAAAATCCTAACGGACACCATCCGGCAACTG gAGTACAAGGAACATCACTCAGACGAGGACGATGCAGACCTTTATGAGAAGATTCCCAACGTAGAACGAGATGACAAACCTGCCGTCGCTGTAGAGAAGCGAAGACGTGAGCCTAAAGAAAACT CCTCCAAACCTGCGCCCACACCCTCCACCAGCTCCATAGGAGACACGGACCAGAAGAAGGTCCGAACCAAGCTGATGAAGTTCCTCATGAAACGTCCGACGCTGCAGTCCGTCAAGGAGAAAGGCTACATCAGAG AAAATGTGTTTGGCTGCCACCTGGCCACGCTGTGTGCCCACGAGAGGACCACAGTCCCGAGTTTTGTGGAGAAGTGTACCAAAGCAGTGGAAAGGCGAG GTTTGGACATTGATGGGCTCTATAGAGTGAATGGGAACCTCGCTGTCATTCAGAAACTGCGCTTCAAAGCCGATCATG aggagctggacctcGAGGACGGCCAGTGGGAGGACGTTCATGTCATCACCGGAGCGTTGAAGTTGTTTTTCCGAGAGCTTCCTGAGCCGCTTTTCCCATTCAGCCACTTTAATGACTTCATCACAGCCATCA gaaTTTCAGATTACAAGACAAAATTATCCTGCATCTCTGACTTGGTCGAGTCGCTTCCTCCTGCAAATCATGATACCATGAAACTCATTTTTGGGCATTTGTGCAG GGTCATCCAGTACGGGGAAGACAATCGCATGACTGTGCAGAATGTGGCCATTGTGTTTGGCCCGACGCTGCTCCGGCCAGAGATGGAGTCATCCAACATCGCAATGCACATGGTGTTTCAGAACCAGATAGTGGAGTTCATCCTCAACGAATATAAAAGTATTTTCCACCCCAGCTAA
- the arhgap27 gene encoding rho GTPase-activating protein 27 isoform X5, whose product MELVLVQYEFEYKAKDGHTVSIKPNERYILVSKTNEHWWHVRRDLHTKPFYVPAQYMKEAPAASGPEDEAETTQASAQDASRQTYRFSTFGLCDDRPDIKLWEAPKKAQNHNSVEPLKTSGDQLYSRPLHVPKVRNGPKRPRSLLLAVKAEEPQAAVVTTVDDSLVFSSPPNPVYDTIPEITVTDLDSFPAPPSPAAFCGLSASQQEDLVPSARASSTDTLSPELEENENIRSAVYVNVAQLRQSISESPPSAPSSYSPSYLDPEGWEVHVDRDSGQEYYHHPPTGRTTWDNPFLDPSPSQSPCFPSPPPSPAYSLPPPSPPAWPSDWEQLVDETSGRPYYHNTMSGETSWEPPEQQSPYPPSMEPMSVHRFLEDAAPPLPEEDYPQVDYPAVSPPEAYSEVRATGPPTLPKEFAHGQNWPGIPRANLDRSNSTGWNLNVEPNGTWVFSSEHCSDQWIKSADERGKTFYYLKDGSKSQWSLPEAPAAACGASRVENGDVDNASVIKNWRHTMGPSQFSAPQDDMRFVPTHRRNTSDYSSDSSSTGNSPETQQNAFGFRPWRNPYYLTSRWLRYNLQNLEKAGILNKTKVSENGKKVRKNWTQTWTVLHGGVLTFHKDPKSAATGASNKTNQIVPEVMVELRGAVIGWASKDKSSKKNVLELKSKNGTEFLIQYDTESIINDWYKILTDTIRQLEYKEHHSDEDDADLYEKIPNVERDDKPAVAVEKRRPSKPAPTPSTSSIGDTDQKKVRTKLMKFLMKRPTLQSVKEKGYIRENVFGCHLATLCAHERTTVPSFVEKCTKAVERRGLDIDGLYRVNGNLAVIQKLRFKADHEELDLEDGQWEDVHVITGALKLFFRELPEPLFPFSHFNDFITAIRISDYKTKLSCISDLVESLPPANHDTMKLIFGHLCRVIQYGEDNRMTVQNVAIVFGPTLLRPEMESSNIAMHMVFQNQIVEFILNEYKSIFHPS is encoded by the exons ATGGAGCTGGTGTTGGTGCAGTATGAGTTCGAGTACAAAGCCAAGGACGGCCACACGGTGTCCATCAAGCCCAACGAGCGCTACATCCTGGTCTCCAAGACCAACGAGCACTGGTGGCACGTCCGCAGAGACCTGCACACCAAGCCCTTCTATGTGCCGGCACAGTACATGAAGGAGGCGCCGGCCGCCTCTGGACCCGAGGACGAGGCTGAAACCACGCAGGCCTCAGCTCAGGACGCCTCCAGACAGACGTACAGGTTCTCCACCTTTGGCCTGTGTGACGACAGACCAGATATAAAACTGTGGGAGGCTCCAAAAAAAGCCCAGAACCACAACAGCGTTGAACCTCTGAAAACAAGTGGCGATCAGCTGTACTCACGGCCTCTTCATGTGCCGAAGGTCCGGAACGGACCCAAACGGCCCAGAAGCCTGTTGCTGGCGGTTAAAGCAGAAGAGCCACAGGCGGCTGTCGTGACGACTGTGGACGACAGCCTGGTCTTCTCTTCGCCCCCGAACCCTGTATATGACACCATACCGGAGATAACCGTCACAGACCTGGACTCGTTCCCTGCTCCTCCCAGCCCCGCTGCCTTCTGTGGCCTTTCTGCATCGCAGCAGGAGGATCTGGTCCCATCTGCACGAGCATCTTCTACAGACACGCTGTCCCCTGAGCTG gaggagaatgaaaacatcaGGTCAGCTGTGTACGTCAACGTAGCACAGCTTCGCCAGAGCATCTCTGAGTCTCCTCCCTCGGCGCCTTCGTCCTACTCTCCTTCCTACCTCGACCCGGAGGGATGGGAGGTGCACGTTGATCGGGACAGTGGACAGGAGTActaccaccacccccccaccggACGCACCACGTGGGATAATCCCTTTCTAGACCCCTCACCTTCACAGAGCCCTTGTTTCCCCTCACCCCCACCGTCTCCCGCCtactctctgccccccccctcccctcctgcgtGGCCTTCAGACTGGGAGCAGCTGGTGGATGAGACCAGTGGTCGCCCCTACTACCACAACACAATGTCTGGGGAGACGTCCTGGGAGCCTCCGGAGCAGCAGAGCCCGTATCCCCCGTCCATGGAGCCCATGAGTGTGCACAGGTTTCTGGAGGACGCGGCG CCGCCTCTGCCTGAGGAGGACTACCCCCAGGTGGATTACCCAGCCGTCAGCCCGCCCGAGGCCTACAGCGAGGTCCGCGCCACGggaccccccaccctccccaaAGAGTTTGCCCACGGCCAGAACTGGCCCGGCATCCCCAGGGCCAACCTGGACCGCAGCAACTCCACTGGCTGGAACCTCAACGTGGAACCCAACGGGACCTGGGTGTTCTCCAGTGAGCACTGCTCAGACCAG TGGATCAAGTCTGCGGACGAGCGAGGGAAGACCTTCTACTACCTGAAAGACGGCTCCAAGTCTCAGTGGAGCCTGCCTGAG GCTCCGGCAGCGGCTTGTGGCGCGTCCAGGGTGGAGAACGGCGACGTAGACAACGCTTCCGTCATTAAGAACTGGAGGCACACCATGGGCCCGTCCCAGTTCAGCGCGCCCCAGGATGACATG aggttcgTTCCGACTCACCGGAGGAACACGTCGGACTACAGCAGCGACAGCTCCAGCACAGGAAACTCCCCAGAGACTCAACAGAAT GCCTTTGGGTTTAGACCCTGGAGAAACCCCTATTATCTGACCTCCAGGTGGCTGCGCTATAAC CTGCAGAACTTAGAGAAAGCAGGAATCCTCAACAAAACAAAGGTGTCAGAAAACGGCAAAAAAGTCAG GAAAAACTGGACCCAGACGTGGACGGTGCTTCACGGAGGCGTGCTGACGTTCCACAAGGACCCCAAGTCTGCAGCCACGGGGGCCTCG AACAAGACTAATCAGATTGTTCCAGAGGTCATGGTGGAGCTGCGAGGAGCCGTGATTGGCTGGGCCTCCAAGGACAAATCCAGCAAGAAGAATGTCTTAGAG TTAAAAAGCAAGAACGGTACAGAGTTCCTGATACAGTACGACACAGAGAGCATCATCAACGACTGGTACAAAATCCTAACGGACACCATCCGGCAACTG gAGTACAAGGAACATCACTCAGACGAGGACGATGCAGACCTTTATGAGAAGATTCCCAACGTAGAACGAGATGACAAACCTGCCGTCGCTGTAGAGAAGCGAAGAC CCTCCAAACCTGCGCCCACACCCTCCACCAGCTCCATAGGAGACACGGACCAGAAGAAGGTCCGAACCAAGCTGATGAAGTTCCTCATGAAACGTCCGACGCTGCAGTCCGTCAAGGAGAAAGGCTACATCAGAG AAAATGTGTTTGGCTGCCACCTGGCCACGCTGTGTGCCCACGAGAGGACCACAGTCCCGAGTTTTGTGGAGAAGTGTACCAAAGCAGTGGAAAGGCGAG GTTTGGACATTGATGGGCTCTATAGAGTGAATGGGAACCTCGCTGTCATTCAGAAACTGCGCTTCAAAGCCGATCATG aggagctggacctcGAGGACGGCCAGTGGGAGGACGTTCATGTCATCACCGGAGCGTTGAAGTTGTTTTTCCGAGAGCTTCCTGAGCCGCTTTTCCCATTCAGCCACTTTAATGACTTCATCACAGCCATCA gaaTTTCAGATTACAAGACAAAATTATCCTGCATCTCTGACTTGGTCGAGTCGCTTCCTCCTGCAAATCATGATACCATGAAACTCATTTTTGGGCATTTGTGCAG GGTCATCCAGTACGGGGAAGACAATCGCATGACTGTGCAGAATGTGGCCATTGTGTTTGGCCCGACGCTGCTCCGGCCAGAGATGGAGTCATCCAACATCGCAATGCACATGGTGTTTCAGAACCAGATAGTGGAGTTCATCCTCAACGAATATAAAAGTATTTTCCACCCCAGCTAA
- the arhgap27 gene encoding rho GTPase-activating protein 27 isoform X2 — protein sequence MELVLVQYEFEYKAKDGHTVSIKPNERYILVSKTNEHWWHVRRDLHTKPFYVPAQYMKEAPAASGPEDEAETTQASAQDASRQTYRFSTFGLCDDRPDIKLWEAPKKAQNHNSVEPLKTSGDQLYSRPLHVPKVRNGPKRPRSLLLAVKAEEPQAAVVTTVDDSLVFSSPPNPVYDTIPEITVTDLDSFPAPPSPAAFCGLSASQQEDLVPSARASSTDTLSPELEENENIRSAVYVNVAQLRQSISESPPSAPSSYSPSYLDPEGWEVHVDRDSGQEYYHHPPTGRTTWDNPFLDPSPSQSPCFPSPPPSPAYSLPPPSPPAWPSDWEQLVDETSGRPYYHNTMSGETSWEPPEQQSPYPPSMEPMSVHRFLEDAAPPLPEEDYPQVDYPAVSPPEAYSEVRATGPPTLPKEFAHGQNWPGIPRANLDRSNSTGWNLNVEPNGTWVFSSEHCSDQWIKSADERGKTFYYLKDGSKSQWSLPEAPAAACGASRVENGDVDNASVIKNWRHTMGPSQFSAPQDDMRFVPTHRRNTSDYSSDSSSTGNSPETQQNAFGFRPWRNPYYLTSRWLRYNLQNLEKAGILNKTKVSENGKKVRKNWTQTWTVLHGGVLTFHKDPKSAATGASNKTNQIVPEVMVELRGAVIGWASKDKSSKKNVLELKSKNGTEFLIQYDTESIINDWYKILTDTIRQLEYKEHHSDEDDADLYEKIPNVERDDKPAVAVEKRRPSKPAPTPSTSSIGDTDQKKVRTKLMKFLMKRPTLQSVKEKGYIRENVFGCHLATLCAHERTTVPSFVEKCTKAVERRGLDIDGLYRVNGNLAVIQKLRFKADHGKVYFTHSADKQMLPLCRPRRPLLCVKALRLLCVLTEELDLEDGQWEDVHVITGALKLFFRELPEPLFPFSHFNDFITAIRISDYKTKLSCISDLVESLPPANHDTMKLIFGHLCRVIQYGEDNRMTVQNVAIVFGPTLLRPEMESSNIAMHMVFQNQIVEFILNEYKSIFHPS from the exons ATGGAGCTGGTGTTGGTGCAGTATGAGTTCGAGTACAAAGCCAAGGACGGCCACACGGTGTCCATCAAGCCCAACGAGCGCTACATCCTGGTCTCCAAGACCAACGAGCACTGGTGGCACGTCCGCAGAGACCTGCACACCAAGCCCTTCTATGTGCCGGCACAGTACATGAAGGAGGCGCCGGCCGCCTCTGGACCCGAGGACGAGGCTGAAACCACGCAGGCCTCAGCTCAGGACGCCTCCAGACAGACGTACAGGTTCTCCACCTTTGGCCTGTGTGACGACAGACCAGATATAAAACTGTGGGAGGCTCCAAAAAAAGCCCAGAACCACAACAGCGTTGAACCTCTGAAAACAAGTGGCGATCAGCTGTACTCACGGCCTCTTCATGTGCCGAAGGTCCGGAACGGACCCAAACGGCCCAGAAGCCTGTTGCTGGCGGTTAAAGCAGAAGAGCCACAGGCGGCTGTCGTGACGACTGTGGACGACAGCCTGGTCTTCTCTTCGCCCCCGAACCCTGTATATGACACCATACCGGAGATAACCGTCACAGACCTGGACTCGTTCCCTGCTCCTCCCAGCCCCGCTGCCTTCTGTGGCCTTTCTGCATCGCAGCAGGAGGATCTGGTCCCATCTGCACGAGCATCTTCTACAGACACGCTGTCCCCTGAGCTG gaggagaatgaaaacatcaGGTCAGCTGTGTACGTCAACGTAGCACAGCTTCGCCAGAGCATCTCTGAGTCTCCTCCCTCGGCGCCTTCGTCCTACTCTCCTTCCTACCTCGACCCGGAGGGATGGGAGGTGCACGTTGATCGGGACAGTGGACAGGAGTActaccaccacccccccaccggACGCACCACGTGGGATAATCCCTTTCTAGACCCCTCACCTTCACAGAGCCCTTGTTTCCCCTCACCCCCACCGTCTCCCGCCtactctctgccccccccctcccctcctgcgtGGCCTTCAGACTGGGAGCAGCTGGTGGATGAGACCAGTGGTCGCCCCTACTACCACAACACAATGTCTGGGGAGACGTCCTGGGAGCCTCCGGAGCAGCAGAGCCCGTATCCCCCGTCCATGGAGCCCATGAGTGTGCACAGGTTTCTGGAGGACGCGGCG CCGCCTCTGCCTGAGGAGGACTACCCCCAGGTGGATTACCCAGCCGTCAGCCCGCCCGAGGCCTACAGCGAGGTCCGCGCCACGggaccccccaccctccccaaAGAGTTTGCCCACGGCCAGAACTGGCCCGGCATCCCCAGGGCCAACCTGGACCGCAGCAACTCCACTGGCTGGAACCTCAACGTGGAACCCAACGGGACCTGGGTGTTCTCCAGTGAGCACTGCTCAGACCAG TGGATCAAGTCTGCGGACGAGCGAGGGAAGACCTTCTACTACCTGAAAGACGGCTCCAAGTCTCAGTGGAGCCTGCCTGAG GCTCCGGCAGCGGCTTGTGGCGCGTCCAGGGTGGAGAACGGCGACGTAGACAACGCTTCCGTCATTAAGAACTGGAGGCACACCATGGGCCCGTCCCAGTTCAGCGCGCCCCAGGATGACATG aggttcgTTCCGACTCACCGGAGGAACACGTCGGACTACAGCAGCGACAGCTCCAGCACAGGAAACTCCCCAGAGACTCAACAGAAT GCCTTTGGGTTTAGACCCTGGAGAAACCCCTATTATCTGACCTCCAGGTGGCTGCGCTATAAC CTGCAGAACTTAGAGAAAGCAGGAATCCTCAACAAAACAAAGGTGTCAGAAAACGGCAAAAAAGTCAG GAAAAACTGGACCCAGACGTGGACGGTGCTTCACGGAGGCGTGCTGACGTTCCACAAGGACCCCAAGTCTGCAGCCACGGGGGCCTCG AACAAGACTAATCAGATTGTTCCAGAGGTCATGGTGGAGCTGCGAGGAGCCGTGATTGGCTGGGCCTCCAAGGACAAATCCAGCAAGAAGAATGTCTTAGAG TTAAAAAGCAAGAACGGTACAGAGTTCCTGATACAGTACGACACAGAGAGCATCATCAACGACTGGTACAAAATCCTAACGGACACCATCCGGCAACTG gAGTACAAGGAACATCACTCAGACGAGGACGATGCAGACCTTTATGAGAAGATTCCCAACGTAGAACGAGATGACAAACCTGCCGTCGCTGTAGAGAAGCGAAGAC CCTCCAAACCTGCGCCCACACCCTCCACCAGCTCCATAGGAGACACGGACCAGAAGAAGGTCCGAACCAAGCTGATGAAGTTCCTCATGAAACGTCCGACGCTGCAGTCCGTCAAGGAGAAAGGCTACATCAGAG AAAATGTGTTTGGCTGCCACCTGGCCACGCTGTGTGCCCACGAGAGGACCACAGTCCCGAGTTTTGTGGAGAAGTGTACCAAAGCAGTGGAAAGGCGAG GTTTGGACATTGATGGGCTCTATAGAGTGAATGGGAACCTCGCTGTCATTCAGAAACTGCGCTTCAAAGCCGATCATGGTAAAGTTTACTTCACTCATTCAGCAGACAAGCAGATGCTCCCTCTCTGTAGACcgcggcgccccctgctgtgcgttAAGGCTCTCCGCCTGCTTTGTGTCCTtacagaggagctggacctcGAGGACGGCCAGTGGGAGGACGTTCATGTCATCACCGGAGCGTTGAAGTTGTTTTTCCGAGAGCTTCCTGAGCCGCTTTTCCCATTCAGCCACTTTAATGACTTCATCACAGCCATCA gaaTTTCAGATTACAAGACAAAATTATCCTGCATCTCTGACTTGGTCGAGTCGCTTCCTCCTGCAAATCATGATACCATGAAACTCATTTTTGGGCATTTGTGCAG GGTCATCCAGTACGGGGAAGACAATCGCATGACTGTGCAGAATGTGGCCATTGTGTTTGGCCCGACGCTGCTCCGGCCAGAGATGGAGTCATCCAACATCGCAATGCACATGGTGTTTCAGAACCAGATAGTGGAGTTCATCCTCAACGAATATAAAAGTATTTTCCACCCCAGCTAA